Proteins found in one Homalodisca vitripennis isolate AUS2020 chromosome 4, UT_GWSS_2.1, whole genome shotgun sequence genomic segment:
- the LOC124359378 gene encoding probable spore coat protein DDB_G0283555, protein MATVKICLLGLLLVFYITQSLAQQQACSAANKKCAAQGECCSKCCLGTKCVDVNQCAPKCPADLEFKCKSAAEECFLKPVANCSKPPCKPEPACRYIPPCNRLTCPKGKHCVDIGGTPPTAACSPDPKPTTN, encoded by the exons ATGGCTACAGTCAAGATCTGCCTGCTAGGCCTCCTCCTTGTCTTCTACATCACACAGTCCCTTGCACAACAGCAAGCTTGCTCTGCTGCCAATAAGAAA TGTGCAGCTCAAGGTGAATGTTGCTCCAAGTGCTGCTTGGGAACCAAATGTGTGGACG TCAACCAGTGTGCTCCCAAGTGTCCTGCCGATCTGGAGTTCAAGTGTAAGTCTGCTGCGGAGGAATGTTTTTTGAAGCCTGTAGCCAACTGCTCCAAGCCGCCTTGCAAGCCCGAACCTGCCTGCCGTTACATTCCTCCATGCAATCGCCTCACTTGCCCCAAGGGCAAGCACTGTGTAGACATCGGAGGGACTCCCCCAACAGCCGCCTGCTCACCCGACCCTAAGCCTACTACTAATTAG